From the genome of Populus trichocarpa isolate Nisqually-1 chromosome 15, P.trichocarpa_v4.1, whole genome shotgun sequence, one region includes:
- the LOC18105589 gene encoding type IV inositol polyphosphate 5-phosphatase 9 isoform X4 has translation MQTIKQEAYINSFLKVMWPKFVANKFLRKMLGSNNIVADFPNSTETMLELEETSSTSSDQASLISSRKYITGDQGRHKIFVGSWNVGGVAPPDDLNMEDWLCTHTDPADIYVLGYFRFQEVVPLNAGNIVLGLENSKICSRWNSLIREALNNSISKHVQEDKVGEFYKVHPLKNHSIASLDKSSNNFPHCFDCITSKQMVGIFITVWVRNDLLPYIQHPSVSCVGCGIMGCLGNKGSVSVRFCLHETSFCFVCSHLASGGKEGDEKNRNANAIEILSSTRFSRGPLRNLPRKILDHEIYLPHTTTRSLVQKKEWNILLERDQLKAELMKGHVFQGWREGIIEFAPTYKYYQNSQVYYGCDQKRKGEKKRAPAWCDRIIWFGEGLKQKEYSRGEFRLSDHRPVRAIFIAEIEVPSDSRRLGSSFTGRFRCLKDHLEVCSNEKISCNVDRTSFYSE, from the exons ATGCAGACAATCAAGCAAGAA GCATACATCAATTCATTTTTGAAGGTCATGTGGCCTAAGTTTGTGGCTAACAAGTTCTTGAGGAAGATGTTGGGTAGCAATAACATCGTTGCAGACTTTCCAAATTCAACAGAGACCATGTTAGAGCTAGAAGAAACTTCAAGTACTTCTTCAGATCAAGCCTCGCTAATCAGTTCCAGGAAATACATCACTGGTGATCAGGGAAGACACAA GATCTTTGTTGGTTCATGGAATGTTGGGGGCGTTGCACCACCTGATGATTTGAACATGGAAGATTGGTTATGCACACATACAGACCCTGCTGACATCTATGTTCTTGG ATATTTCAGGTTCCAAGAAGTTGTGCCTCTCAATGCTGGAAACATTGTTCTAGGTCTCGAAAACAGCAAGATTTGTAGCAGATGGAATTCTCTTATTAGAGAAGCTCTTAACAATAGTATCTCAAAGCATGTTCAAGAAGATAAAGTGGGAGAGTTTTACAAAGTGCACCCCTTAAAAAATCATAGCATTGCTTCTCTCGACAAAAGCAGCAATAATTTTCCACACTGCTTTGATTGTATCACAAGCAAGCAAATGGTTGGGATTTTTATCACTGTTTGGGTTAGAAATGATCTCCTTCCATACATACAACATCCTAGTGTCTCCTGTGTAGGCTGCGGCATCATGGGCTGCCTAGGAAATAAG GGATCGGTCTCAGTTAGGTTTTGCTTGCATGAAACAAGCTTCTGTTTTGTGTGTAGTCATCTGGCTTCTGGAGGGAAGGAAGGAGATGAAAAGAACAGAAATGCTAACGCTATAGAAATTTTGTCAAGTACAAGATTTTCTCGTGGTCCTTTGCGCAATTTGCCCCGCAAGATTCTTGATCACGA GATATACCTGCCTCACACCACAACAAGATCTCTAGTCCAGAAAAAAGAATGGAATATTTTGTTAGAAAGGGATCAG CTCAAGGCCGAGCTCATGAAGGGTCATGTATTCCAAGGTTGGCGCGAAGGAATAATTGAATTTGCACCTACATACAAGTACTATCAGAACTCACAGGTTTACTATGGCTGTGATCAGAAGAGGAAGGGTGAAAAGAAGCGTGCTCCTGCATG GTGTGATCGAATAATTTGGTTTGGAGAGGGACTGAAGCAGAAAGAATACAGCAGAGGTGAATTTAGATTGTCAGACCATAGACCTGTTCGCGCAATCTTCATAGCAGAAATCGAAGTCCCAAGTGATTCCAGGAGACTGGGAAGCTCCTTTACAGGCAGATTTCGCTGCTTAAAAGACCATCTTGAAGTGTGTTCTAATGAAAAGATATCATGTAATGTCGACAGAACAAGCTTCTATTCTGAATAA
- the LOC18105589 gene encoding type IV inositol polyphosphate 5-phosphatase 9 isoform X1, whose protein sequence is MQTIKQEAYINSFLKVMWPKFVANKFLRKMLGSNNIVADFPNSTETMLELEETSSTSSDQASLISSRKYITGDQGRHKIFVGSWNVGGVAPPDDLNMEDWLCTHTDPADIYVLGYFRFQEVVPLNAGNIVLGLENSKICSRWNSLIREALNNSISKHVQEDKVGEFYKVHPLKNHSIASLDKSSNNFPHCFDCITSKQMVGIFITVWVRNDLLPYIQHPSVSCVGCGIMGCLGNKGSVSVRFCLHETSFCFVCSHLASGGKEGDEKNRNANAIEILSSTRFSRGPLRNLPRKILDHDQVIWLGDFNYRIYLPHTTTRSLVQKKEWNILLERDQLKAELMKGHVFQGWREGIIEFAPTYKYYQNSQVYYGCDQKRKGEKKRAPAWCDRIIWFGEGLKQKEYSRGEFRLSDHRPVRAIFIAEIEVPSDSRRLGSSFTGRFRCLKDHLEVCSNEKISCNVDRTSFYSE, encoded by the exons ATGCAGACAATCAAGCAAGAA GCATACATCAATTCATTTTTGAAGGTCATGTGGCCTAAGTTTGTGGCTAACAAGTTCTTGAGGAAGATGTTGGGTAGCAATAACATCGTTGCAGACTTTCCAAATTCAACAGAGACCATGTTAGAGCTAGAAGAAACTTCAAGTACTTCTTCAGATCAAGCCTCGCTAATCAGTTCCAGGAAATACATCACTGGTGATCAGGGAAGACACAA GATCTTTGTTGGTTCATGGAATGTTGGGGGCGTTGCACCACCTGATGATTTGAACATGGAAGATTGGTTATGCACACATACAGACCCTGCTGACATCTATGTTCTTGG ATATTTCAGGTTCCAAGAAGTTGTGCCTCTCAATGCTGGAAACATTGTTCTAGGTCTCGAAAACAGCAAGATTTGTAGCAGATGGAATTCTCTTATTAGAGAAGCTCTTAACAATAGTATCTCAAAGCATGTTCAAGAAGATAAAGTGGGAGAGTTTTACAAAGTGCACCCCTTAAAAAATCATAGCATTGCTTCTCTCGACAAAAGCAGCAATAATTTTCCACACTGCTTTGATTGTATCACAAGCAAGCAAATGGTTGGGATTTTTATCACTGTTTGGGTTAGAAATGATCTCCTTCCATACATACAACATCCTAGTGTCTCCTGTGTAGGCTGCGGCATCATGGGCTGCCTAGGAAATAAG GGATCGGTCTCAGTTAGGTTTTGCTTGCATGAAACAAGCTTCTGTTTTGTGTGTAGTCATCTGGCTTCTGGAGGGAAGGAAGGAGATGAAAAGAACAGAAATGCTAACGCTATAGAAATTTTGTCAAGTACAAGATTTTCTCGTGGTCCTTTGCGCAATTTGCCCCGCAAGATTCTTGATCACGA TCAGGTAATTTGGCTTGGAGATTTCAACTACAGGATATACCTGCCTCACACCACAACAAGATCTCTAGTCCAGAAAAAAGAATGGAATATTTTGTTAGAAAGGGATCAG CTCAAGGCCGAGCTCATGAAGGGTCATGTATTCCAAGGTTGGCGCGAAGGAATAATTGAATTTGCACCTACATACAAGTACTATCAGAACTCACAGGTTTACTATGGCTGTGATCAGAAGAGGAAGGGTGAAAAGAAGCGTGCTCCTGCATG GTGTGATCGAATAATTTGGTTTGGAGAGGGACTGAAGCAGAAAGAATACAGCAGAGGTGAATTTAGATTGTCAGACCATAGACCTGTTCGCGCAATCTTCATAGCAGAAATCGAAGTCCCAAGTGATTCCAGGAGACTGGGAAGCTCCTTTACAGGCAGATTTCGCTGCTTAAAAGACCATCTTGAAGTGTGTTCTAATGAAAAGATATCATGTAATGTCGACAGAACAAGCTTCTATTCTGAATAA
- the LOC18105590 gene encoding sesquiterpene synthase 2 — MSTQVSQEVVPKAPQARDNEIIRRTANYHPSIWGDQFISHLPKDKVHEAIELQEIEKLREQFKRELLASNSSQKLDLIDAIQRLGVAYHFETEIEEALQHIYNNRIDMEDDDLYNTALGFRLLRQHGYNVSCDIFNKFKDDKGYFKPSNDVRGILGLYEAAHLAVHGEDILDEALAFTTIHLKSMETSPNCPLTAKVSHALKQPIRRGVPRLESRRYISFYQDEPSCNKTLLRLAKLNFNVVQELHKEELSEITRWWKGLDFARRLPFARDRVVECFFWIVGAYFEPQYSLARKILTKVIAMTSIIDDIYDVYGTLEELELFTEAIDRWDTKSMDQLPDYMKICYEALLNVYSEIEEKVAKEGWSYRVHFGKQAMKVLVHAYFDEAKWFHENHIPTMEEYMQVALVTSGYSLLATVSFIGMGDMVTEQAFDWVFNRPKIVRASETISRLVDDVRSHKFEQERGHAASGVECYIRQYGLSEQEVYKEFHMQVVNAWKDINEECLKPTAVPMPLLERILNLTRVIDVIYKEKDEYTHVGEVMKNNVASLVIDSVPI, encoded by the exons ATGTCTACCCAAGTCTCCCAAGAAGTTGTACCCAAGGCTCCTCAAGCTCGTGATAATGAGATTATTCGCCGGACAGCCAATTATCATCCAAGCATTTGGGGTGATCAATTCATTTCCCATCTCCCCAAAGACAAG GTGCATGAAGCCATTGAATTGCAAGAAATTGAAAAGCTGAGGGAACAATTTAAGAGGGAACTCTTGGCTAGTAATTCATCACAAAAGCTCGATCTTATAGATGCAATCCAGCGCCTAGGTGTGGCTTACCACTTTGAAACAGAGATAGAAGAAGCACTACAGCATATCTACAATAACCGTATTGATATGGAAGATGATGACCTTTACAACACTGCTCTTGGTTTTCGACTACTAAGACAACATGGCTACAACGTTTCATGTG ATATATTCAACAAGTTCAAAGATGACAAAGGTTATTTCAAGCCATCCAATGATGTTCGAGGCATCCTAGGTCTCTATGAAGCAGCACATCTAGCGGTGCATGGAGAAGATATTCTTGATGAGGCCCTAGCTTTCACAACCATCCACCTCAAGTCCATGGAAACTAGTCCAAACTGTCCACTAACAGCAAAAGTTTCTCATGCCCTAAAGCAGCCCATCAGAAGGGGCGTTCCAAGACTGGAGAGCAGGCGCTACATTTCTTTCTATCAGGACGAGCCGTCATGTAACAAAACTTTACTAAGGCTTGCAAAGTTGAATTTCAATGTCGTGCAAGAATTACATAAAGAAGAGCTTTCAGAAATTACAAG gTGGTGGAAGGGTTTGGACTTTGCTAGAAGGCTTCCTTTTGCGAGGGACAGGGTGGTCGAGTGCTTCTTCTGGATAGTAGGTGCATATTTTGAGCCTCAGTACTCCCTCGCGAGGAAAATACTTACCAAAGTAATAGCCATGACATCGATTATTGATGACATCTATGATGTTTATGGCACCCTTGAAGAGCTGGAACTTTTCACTGAAGCAATTGACAG GTGGGACACTAAAAGCATGGACCAGCTTCCAGACTACATGAAAATATGTTATGAGGCACTATTGAATGTTTATAgtgaaattgaggaaaaagtggCGAAGGAGGGATGGTCCTACAGAGTCCACTTTGGAAAACAAGCA ATGAAAGTTCTAGTCCATGCCTACTTTGACGAAGCCAAATGGTTCCATGAAAATCATATCCCGACGATGGAAGAATATATGCAGGTGGCTCTAGTAACGTCTGGTTATTCCTTGCTCGCAACCGTGTCTTTCATTGGCATGGGCGACATGGTGACCGAGCAAGCATTTGACTGGGTGTTCAATCGCCCTAAAATTGTTAGAGCCTCAGAAACAATTAGCAGACTCGTAGATGATGTAAGATCACACAAG TTTGAACAAGAGAGAGGACATGCTGCCTCTGGAGTTGAATGTTACATAAGGCAATATGGTCTCTCGGAACAAGAAGTGTATAAAGAGTTTCACATGCAAGTCGTCAATGCTTGGAAGGATATTAATGAAGAGTGTCTCAAACCTACCGCTGTGCCGATGCCTCTGCTTGAACGCATTCTCAATCTTACGAGAGTCATCGATGTCATTTACAAGGAGAAAGATGAGTACACCCATGTTGGAGAAGTAATGAAAAACAATGTTGCGTCATTGGTTATAGATTCGGTGCCTATATAA
- the LOC18105589 gene encoding type IV inositol polyphosphate 5-phosphatase 9 isoform X2: MQTIKQEAYINSFLKVMWPKFVANKFLRKMLGSNNIVADFPNSTETMLELEETSSTSSDQASLISSRKYITGDQGRHKIFVGSWNVGGVAPPDDLNMEDWLCTHTDPADIYVLGFQEVVPLNAGNIVLGLENSKICSRWNSLIREALNNSISKHVQEDKVGEFYKVHPLKNHSIASLDKSSNNFPHCFDCITSKQMVGIFITVWVRNDLLPYIQHPSVSCVGCGIMGCLGNKGSVSVRFCLHETSFCFVCSHLASGGKEGDEKNRNANAIEILSSTRFSRGPLRNLPRKILDHDQVIWLGDFNYRIYLPHTTTRSLVQKKEWNILLERDQLKAELMKGHVFQGWREGIIEFAPTYKYYQNSQVYYGCDQKRKGEKKRAPAWCDRIIWFGEGLKQKEYSRGEFRLSDHRPVRAIFIAEIEVPSDSRRLGSSFTGRFRCLKDHLEVCSNEKISCNVDRTSFYSE; this comes from the exons ATGCAGACAATCAAGCAAGAA GCATACATCAATTCATTTTTGAAGGTCATGTGGCCTAAGTTTGTGGCTAACAAGTTCTTGAGGAAGATGTTGGGTAGCAATAACATCGTTGCAGACTTTCCAAATTCAACAGAGACCATGTTAGAGCTAGAAGAAACTTCAAGTACTTCTTCAGATCAAGCCTCGCTAATCAGTTCCAGGAAATACATCACTGGTGATCAGGGAAGACACAA GATCTTTGTTGGTTCATGGAATGTTGGGGGCGTTGCACCACCTGATGATTTGAACATGGAAGATTGGTTATGCACACATACAGACCCTGCTGACATCTATGTTCTTGG GTTCCAAGAAGTTGTGCCTCTCAATGCTGGAAACATTGTTCTAGGTCTCGAAAACAGCAAGATTTGTAGCAGATGGAATTCTCTTATTAGAGAAGCTCTTAACAATAGTATCTCAAAGCATGTTCAAGAAGATAAAGTGGGAGAGTTTTACAAAGTGCACCCCTTAAAAAATCATAGCATTGCTTCTCTCGACAAAAGCAGCAATAATTTTCCACACTGCTTTGATTGTATCACAAGCAAGCAAATGGTTGGGATTTTTATCACTGTTTGGGTTAGAAATGATCTCCTTCCATACATACAACATCCTAGTGTCTCCTGTGTAGGCTGCGGCATCATGGGCTGCCTAGGAAATAAG GGATCGGTCTCAGTTAGGTTTTGCTTGCATGAAACAAGCTTCTGTTTTGTGTGTAGTCATCTGGCTTCTGGAGGGAAGGAAGGAGATGAAAAGAACAGAAATGCTAACGCTATAGAAATTTTGTCAAGTACAAGATTTTCTCGTGGTCCTTTGCGCAATTTGCCCCGCAAGATTCTTGATCACGA TCAGGTAATTTGGCTTGGAGATTTCAACTACAGGATATACCTGCCTCACACCACAACAAGATCTCTAGTCCAGAAAAAAGAATGGAATATTTTGTTAGAAAGGGATCAG CTCAAGGCCGAGCTCATGAAGGGTCATGTATTCCAAGGTTGGCGCGAAGGAATAATTGAATTTGCACCTACATACAAGTACTATCAGAACTCACAGGTTTACTATGGCTGTGATCAGAAGAGGAAGGGTGAAAAGAAGCGTGCTCCTGCATG GTGTGATCGAATAATTTGGTTTGGAGAGGGACTGAAGCAGAAAGAATACAGCAGAGGTGAATTTAGATTGTCAGACCATAGACCTGTTCGCGCAATCTTCATAGCAGAAATCGAAGTCCCAAGTGATTCCAGGAGACTGGGAAGCTCCTTTACAGGCAGATTTCGCTGCTTAAAAGACCATCTTGAAGTGTGTTCTAATGAAAAGATATCATGTAATGTCGACAGAACAAGCTTCTATTCTGAATAA
- the LOC18105589 gene encoding type IV inositol polyphosphate 5-phosphatase 9 isoform X3, with amino-acid sequence MQTIKQEVMWPKFVANKFLRKMLGSNNIVADFPNSTETMLELEETSSTSSDQASLISSRKYITGDQGRHKIFVGSWNVGGVAPPDDLNMEDWLCTHTDPADIYVLGYFRFQEVVPLNAGNIVLGLENSKICSRWNSLIREALNNSISKHVQEDKVGEFYKVHPLKNHSIASLDKSSNNFPHCFDCITSKQMVGIFITVWVRNDLLPYIQHPSVSCVGCGIMGCLGNKGSVSVRFCLHETSFCFVCSHLASGGKEGDEKNRNANAIEILSSTRFSRGPLRNLPRKILDHDQVIWLGDFNYRIYLPHTTTRSLVQKKEWNILLERDQLKAELMKGHVFQGWREGIIEFAPTYKYYQNSQVYYGCDQKRKGEKKRAPAWCDRIIWFGEGLKQKEYSRGEFRLSDHRPVRAIFIAEIEVPSDSRRLGSSFTGRFRCLKDHLEVCSNEKISCNVDRTSFYSE; translated from the exons ATGCAGACAATCAAGCAAGAA GTCATGTGGCCTAAGTTTGTGGCTAACAAGTTCTTGAGGAAGATGTTGGGTAGCAATAACATCGTTGCAGACTTTCCAAATTCAACAGAGACCATGTTAGAGCTAGAAGAAACTTCAAGTACTTCTTCAGATCAAGCCTCGCTAATCAGTTCCAGGAAATACATCACTGGTGATCAGGGAAGACACAA GATCTTTGTTGGTTCATGGAATGTTGGGGGCGTTGCACCACCTGATGATTTGAACATGGAAGATTGGTTATGCACACATACAGACCCTGCTGACATCTATGTTCTTGG ATATTTCAGGTTCCAAGAAGTTGTGCCTCTCAATGCTGGAAACATTGTTCTAGGTCTCGAAAACAGCAAGATTTGTAGCAGATGGAATTCTCTTATTAGAGAAGCTCTTAACAATAGTATCTCAAAGCATGTTCAAGAAGATAAAGTGGGAGAGTTTTACAAAGTGCACCCCTTAAAAAATCATAGCATTGCTTCTCTCGACAAAAGCAGCAATAATTTTCCACACTGCTTTGATTGTATCACAAGCAAGCAAATGGTTGGGATTTTTATCACTGTTTGGGTTAGAAATGATCTCCTTCCATACATACAACATCCTAGTGTCTCCTGTGTAGGCTGCGGCATCATGGGCTGCCTAGGAAATAAG GGATCGGTCTCAGTTAGGTTTTGCTTGCATGAAACAAGCTTCTGTTTTGTGTGTAGTCATCTGGCTTCTGGAGGGAAGGAAGGAGATGAAAAGAACAGAAATGCTAACGCTATAGAAATTTTGTCAAGTACAAGATTTTCTCGTGGTCCTTTGCGCAATTTGCCCCGCAAGATTCTTGATCACGA TCAGGTAATTTGGCTTGGAGATTTCAACTACAGGATATACCTGCCTCACACCACAACAAGATCTCTAGTCCAGAAAAAAGAATGGAATATTTTGTTAGAAAGGGATCAG CTCAAGGCCGAGCTCATGAAGGGTCATGTATTCCAAGGTTGGCGCGAAGGAATAATTGAATTTGCACCTACATACAAGTACTATCAGAACTCACAGGTTTACTATGGCTGTGATCAGAAGAGGAAGGGTGAAAAGAAGCGTGCTCCTGCATG GTGTGATCGAATAATTTGGTTTGGAGAGGGACTGAAGCAGAAAGAATACAGCAGAGGTGAATTTAGATTGTCAGACCATAGACCTGTTCGCGCAATCTTCATAGCAGAAATCGAAGTCCCAAGTGATTCCAGGAGACTGGGAAGCTCCTTTACAGGCAGATTTCGCTGCTTAAAAGACCATCTTGAAGTGTGTTCTAATGAAAAGATATCATGTAATGTCGACAGAACAAGCTTCTATTCTGAATAA